From the genome of Streptomyces sp. JH34:
TCATCCGGCGGGCCGGTGCGCAGGTCGCGGGGGTGTCGGTCCTCATGGAGCTCGGCTTCCTCGCCGGCCGGGACCGGCTCGGGGCGAGGCTGGGCGATGCCCCGCTGGAGGCTCTGATCACCCTCTGACCTGCGCCGCGTCCGCGTGGCGCGCGTAGGGACGTACAGGACGGGTACCCGGGAACATCCGGGTACCCGTCCCGCGTCGTGGGGGGTTCCGCAGTCCCCGGGCGAGGTCCTGCCCAGGGGTCGATACCATGGGCTTTCCGGTAGCCCGGATCCGCACGAGGAGCGCTCTTGCCAGACGAGGCCCAGCCAGTCGCCGCCCCGCAGCCCGATAGGCCCGCGGCGGCCTCCGCCACGCCCGGGGGAACGCAGCCCGACGGGCCCGGCACCTCCGGGTCCCCCGGCGAGCACACGCAGGGCCCCGACCAGGCTCCGGCCCCCCAGCCGCCCGCCGCCCCTGCCCCGGCCACGACGGCGAAGCCGACGCCCCCTCCCGGCACGAAGGCCGCACCGTCCTCCGGGACGAAGCCCACGCCCCAGGAGAAGCCCGGCTCCGGCCCCTCGGCGCAGAAGCCCCCGGCCCCGGCCCCCGCCGCGAAGCCCCCGGCCAGGCCCTCCGCCACCCCGCCCGCCGCGCCCGCGCGCTCCGGCGGCTCCTCCAGCAGGGTCCGTGCCCGCCTCGCCCGACTGGGCGTACAGCGCTCCAGCCCGTACAACCCGGTACTCGAACCCCTCCTGCGCACCGTCCGCGGCAACGACCCCAAGATCGAGTCCTCGACCCTGCGCCAGATCGAGCGCGCCTACCAGGTCGCCGAGCGCTGGCACCGCGGTCAGAAGCGCAAGAGCGGCGATCCGTACATCACCCACCCGCTGGCCGTCACCACCATCCTCGCCGAGCTCGGCATGGACCCGGCGACGCTGATGGCCGGGCTGCTCCACGACACGGTCGAGGACACCGAGTACGGCCTGGACACCCTGCGCAAGGACTTCGGCGACCAGGTCGCGCTCCTCGTCGACGGCGTCACCAAGCTCGACAAGGTCAAGTTCGGCGAGGCCGCCCAGGCGGAGACCGTGCGCAAGATGGTCGTCGCCATGGCCAAGGACCCCCGGGTCCTCGTCATCAAGCTCGCCGACCGCCTGCACAACATGCGCACCATGCGCTACCTCAAGCGGGAGAAGCAGGAGAAGAAGGCCCGCGAGACCCTCGAGATCTACGCGCCGCTGGCCCACCGCCTCGGCATGAACACCATCAAGTGGGAGCTGGAGGACCTCGCGTTCGCGATCCTCTACCCCAAGATGTACGACGAGATCGTCCGTCTCGTCGCCGAGCGCGCGCCCAAGCGTGACGAGTACCTCGCCATAGTGACCGACGAGGTGCAGGCCGACCTGCGCGCCGCCCGCATCAAGGCCACCGTCACCGGACGGCCGAAGCACTACTACAGCGTCTACCAGAAGATGATCGTGCGGGGCCGCGACTTCGCCGAGATCTACGACCTGGTGGGCATCAGGGTCCTCGTCGACACGGTCCGCGACTGCTACGCGGCGCTCGGCACCGTCCACGCCCGGTGGAATCCGGTGCCCGGGCGGTTCAAGGACTACATCGCGATGCCCAAGTTCAACATGTACCAGTCGCTGCACACCACGGTGATCGGTCCCAGCGGCAAGCCCGTCGAGCTCCAGATCCGGACCTTCGACATGCACCGCCGCGCCGAGTACGGCATCGCCGCGCACTGGAAGTACAAGCAGGAGGCCGTCGCGGGCGCCTCCAAGGTCCGCACCGACGTCCCCAAGCACGCGGGCGGCCGCGGCCAGGACACGGTCAACGACATGGCGTGGCTGCGCCAGCTCCTGGACTGGCAGAAGGAGACCGAGGACCCCAGCGAGTTCCTGGAGTCCCTGCGCTTCGACCTCTCGCGCAACGAGGTCTTCGTCTTCACTCCGAAGGGCGACGTGATAGCGCTGCCCGCCGGCGCGACGCCGGTCGACTTCGCGTACGCCGTCCACACGGAGGTCGGCCACCGGACCATAGGGGCACGGGTCAACGGACGGCTCGTACCGCTGGAGTCGACGCTCGACAACGGCGACCTGGTGGAGGTCTTCACCTCCAAGGCGGCCGGCGCCGGGCCTTCCCGCGACTGGCTCCAGTTCGTCAAGTCGCCCAGGGCACGCAACAAGATCCGCGCCTGGTTCTCCAAGGAACGGCGCGACGAGGCGATCGAGCAGGGCAAGGACTCCATCGCGCGGGCCATGCGCAAGCAGAATCTGCCGATCCAGCGCATCCTGACCGGCGACTCGCTGGTCACGCTGGCCCACGAGATGCGCTACCCCGACATCTCCTCGCTGTACGCGGCGATCGGCGAAGGGCACGTTGCCGCGGCGGGCGTCGTCCAGAAGCTCGTCCAGGCGCTCGGTGGCGAGGACGCGGCCAACGAGGACCTGGCGGAGAGCTCCCCGCCCTCGCACGGGCGCAGCAAGCGCCGGGCCAAGGCGGATCCCGGAGTCGTGGTCAAGGGTGTCGAGGACGTCTGGGTCAAGCTGGCCCGCTGCTGTACGCCCGTACCCGGCGATCCGATCATCGGGTTCGTCACCCGCGGCAGCGGCGTCTCCGTGCACCGCGCGGACTGCGTCAACGTCGACTCCCTCTCGCAGCAGCCCGAGCGGATCCTCGACGTCGAGTGGGCGCCCACGCAGTCGTCCGTCTTCCTGGTCGCCATCCAGGTGGAGGCGCTCGACCGTTCGCGGCTGCTCTCCGACGTGACCCGCGTGCTGTCCGACCAGCACGTGAACATCCTGTCGGCGGCCGTGCAGACCTCCCGAGACCGGGTGGCCACCTCGCGCTTCACCTTCGAGATGGGCGACCCCAAGCACCTGGGACACGTCCTGAAGGCCGTACGCGGCGTGGAGGGCGTCTACGACGTCTACCGGGTCACCTCGGCACGGCGGCCTTGAGGACGCCGCGGCCGGCAGGCGCTCAGCCTGCCGGCCGCGGGTCCACGACGACCTACGCGTCGACCTCGTACCGGCCGTACTCCAGGAAGTAGCGCATCTCCTCGGGTGTGCCGTCGATGGCCTCCTGGACGGCGGCGCGCAGCGCGTCACTTATGCCGGGGCGGTTCAGGATGCTGACGATGGCGACGCGGTCGTCCTCGGCCTGGGCGAGGCGGTAGCCGGTCTCGAGCCAGGCGCGCATCTCGTCCGGCGTACCGGAGTCGAGGAGCGCGTTGACCTCGCGGATCACCCTCCTCCCGGAGTCCTGGTCGGCGAGTATGCGGGAGAGGGCGACGCGTACGTCGTCGTCGGACATCTCGTCCACCGGGGTCTCCAGGACCACGACGGCCGGGGACACGGCCGCAGGCGCGGGTGAGGAGACGGGGCCGGCGGCGAAGGCCGGGCCGGCCAGAAGGAGCGCCGGGGCCAGGGCGGTTGCTGCGACGGTCAGAGCGGCACGGGTGGGTCTCATGGTGACCAGCCCCAAGGTCGTAGTGAACCCGGTGCCGGCACACGTGCGCGTGCCGACGTGGAGATCATCGCGCCTGGGTCTGACAGAAGCTGTACCGCTCCCGGCCGCTGTCCGCACGCGAGAGGGGCTCCCGTACGCATCGCGTACGGGAGCCCCTCTCACGCGGGAACGACGCGGCCTCAGCCGCCGAACTCCTCCAGGCCCTTCAGCACCTGGTCCAGCAGAAGCTGACGGCTCTCGAGCTCCCGGGAGAGCTTGTCCGCCCTGGCGTTGTTGCCCGAGGCGCGTGCCGTGTCGATCTGCGTACGCAGCTTGTCGACGGCCGCCTGGAGCTGACCGGTCATACCCTCGGCGCGTGCCCGCGCCTCCGGGTTCGTCCGGCGCCACTCCGACTCCTCGGCCTCCTGGAGAGCCCGCTCCACGGCCTGCACCCGGCCCTCGACCTTCGGGCGGGCGTCACGCGGGACGTGGCCGATGGCCTCCCAGCGCTCGTTGATGGAACGGAACGCGGCCCTGGCCGCCTTCAGATCCTTCACCGGGACCAGCTTCTCGGCCTCGGCGGCGAGTTCCTCCTTGAGCTTGAGGTTCTCGCCCTGCTCCGCGTCGCGTTCGGCGAAGACACCGCTGCGGGCACCGAAGAAGACGTCCTGGGCGCCGCGGAAGCGGTTCCACAGCTCGTCCTCGGCCTCGCGCTGGGCGCGGCCCGCCGCCTTCCACTCGGTCATCAGGTCGCGGTAACGCGCGGCCGTCGTACCCCAGTCGGTCGAGCCCGAGAGCGACTCGGCCTCGGCGACCAGCCTCTCCTTGACCTTGCGGGCGTCCTCACGCTGGGCGTCCAGCGCCGCGAAATGGGCCTTGCGCCGCTTGGAGAAGGCGGAACGCGCGTGTGAGAAACGGTGCCACAGCTCGTCGTCGGACTTGCGGTCCAGACGAGGCAGCCCCTTCCACGTGTCGACGAGCGCCCGCAGACGCTCACCCGCCGACCGCCACTGCTCGCTCTGCGCCAGTTCCTCGGCCTCGACGACGAGCGCCTCCTTGGCCTGACGGGCCTCGTCGGTCTGCTTCGCCTTCTGGGCCTTGCGCTCCTCGCGCCGCGAGTCGACCGTCGCGACGAGCGCGTCCAGCCGCTTGCCGAGCGCGGCGAGGTCGCCGACGGCGTGGTGCTCGTCCACCTGCTGGCGCAGGTGATCGATCGCGGCCGTGGCGTCCTTCGCCGACAGGTCGGTGGTCTTCACCCGCCGCTCGAGGAGGCCGATCTCGACCACCAGGCCCTCGTACTTGCGCTCGAAATAGGCCAGTGCCTCCTCGGGGGAACCGGCCTGCCACGATCCGACGACCTGCTCGCCCTCGGCCGTACGCACGTACACGGTGCCCGTCTCGTCGACACGGCCCCACGGGTCGCTGCTCACAGCGCCTCCTCCACCTGATGCATCGAGGGGGTTCGCCCCCCGTGCATCGTCCACAGTTTCCTGGGGCGGGCAGCGCCCGCCCTGCACAACGCCAATCTAGGCGACCGGCCACCCGGCTGTCCGCACTCAGCGCGGCTGAAATTCTCCGGTGCGCTCCGGGAACCTCCCGCCGGGCGGCCGTCCCCGCGGTCAGTCCTTCTCGACCGTCGCCTTCTCGACCGTGACGGTCTTCTTCGGAGCACCGTCACCCGCCCCCTCGGCGACACCCGCCTCGGCGACCTTCTTGACGGCCTTCAGACCCGCGTCGTCCATCGTGCCGAACGGCGTGTAGCTGGGCGGCAGTTTGGTGTCCTTGTAGACCAGGAAGAACTGGCTGCCGCCCGTTCCCGGCTGGCCGGTGTTCGCCATCGCGACGGTGCCCGCGGGGTACGTCACGGAGCCGTCGGCGCCCGCCTTGCCCAGCGCGGTCAGATTCTCGTCCGGGATCGTGTAGCCGGGGCCACCCGTGCCGTCGCCCTTCGGATCGCCGCACTGGAGGACGAAGATGCCTTCCGTGGTCAGCCGGTGACACTTCGTGTTGTCGAAGTACCCCTTGTCCGCCAGGGCCTTGAACGAGTTCGTGGTGTGCGGGGTCTTCGCCGCCTCCATCGCGATGCCGATGTCGCCCTGGCTCGTCCTGAGCGACATCGTGTACGAGGCCTTCTTGTCGATCTCCATCGCGGGCTCGGGAGCACTGCTCTCGCTCTCCGAGGGCGACGGGGTCGGGCTCGCGCTCGCGGCGGCGTCCGCGGAGTTCTTCGTGTCGTCCCCGTCGAGCGAGAGGTACGCGCCCGCCCCGATGACCGCCACCACGGCCACCGACGAAGCGATGATCACCGTGAGACGCCTGGTCCTCCGGCGCGCTTCCTCCCGGCGCTGCTGCTGCCGCTCGAACTTCTCCCGGGCGAGCTGCCGTCGCCGCTGATCGCTGCTGACCACCGGATGGTCTCCTTGTGCGTCGTGTGATCGGACCTGGAATGCCCGTACGGTATATGGGTTAGCTGTGGAATGAGGAGCGCCGGTAGTCTCTGGTCTGCCGCGTTCCCCTCCGCGGCCCTCCTCGTCGGACGAAAAACCTAAGGACGATCGTGCTCATTGCCGGGTTCCCCGCCGGGGCCTGGGGGACCAACTGCTATCTGGTCGCCCCCGCCGCAGGCGAGGAGTGCGTGATCATCGACCCGGGCCACCAGGCCGCCCAGGGCGTCGAGGAAGCGCTGAAGAAGCATCGGCTCAAGCCCGTCGCCGTCGTCCTCACCCATGGCCACATCGACCACGTCGCCTCGGTGGTCCCCGTGTGCGGAGCCCATGACGTCCCCGCCTGGATCCACCCCGAGGACCGCTACATGATGAGCGACCCCGAGAAGGCGCTGGGACGCTCCATCGGGATGCCGCTGATGGGCGAGCTGACCGTCGGCGAGCCGGACGACGTGAGGGAACTGGCCGACGGCGCGGCGCTGAAGCTGGCGGGCATGGAGTTCGGCGTCGCGCACGCACCGGGCCATACGAAGGGGTCGGTGACGTTCCGGATGCCCGAGGTCGCGGACGTGCCGCAGATCCTCTTCTCGGGCGACCTGCTCTTCGCCGGCTCCGTCGGACGCACCGACCTGCCCGGCGGCGACCACGCCGAGCTGCTCGAGTCCCTGGCCCGTGTGTGCCTGCCGCTCGACGACTCGACCGTGGTGCTGTCCGGCCACGGCCCCCAGACGACCATCGGCCGCGAGCGCGCCTCCAATCCGTACCTGCACGGACTGGACGCGCCCCGCCGAGGAATGTGACGAGAGAAAAAACCTGTGAGCACCTTCCAGGCCCCCAAGGGCACGTACGACCTGACCCCGCCCCGCTCCGCGAAGTTCCTCGCGGTGCGTGAGGCGATCTCCTCGCCCCTGAAGAACTCCGGCTACGGGTACATCGAGACCCCCGGCTTCGAGGACGTCGCCCTGTTCGCCCGGGGCGTCGGCGAGTCCACCGACATCGTGTCCAAGGAGATGTACGCCTTCGAGACCAAGGGCGGCGACAAGCTCGCGCTGCGTCCCGAGGGCACCGCGTCCGTGCTGCGCGCCGCGCTGGAGGCCAACCTCCACAAGGCCGGCAACCTCCCCGTCAAGCTCTGGTACTCGGGTTCGTACTACCGCTACGAGCGCCCCCAGGCGGGCCGTTACCGCCACTTCTCGCAGGTGGGCGCCGAGGCCATCGGCACGGAGGACCCCGCGCTCGACGCCGAGCTGATCATCCTCGCCGACCAGGCGTACCGGTCGCTCGGCCTCACGCAGTTCCGCATCCTGCTGAACTCGCTGGGCGACAAGGAGTGCCGCCCCGTCTACCGCGAGGCGCTCCAGACGTTCCTGCGGGACCTCGACCTCGACGAGGAGACCCGCCGGCGCATCGAGATCAACCCGCTGCGGGTCCTCGACGACAAGCGGGCCGACGTCCAGAAGCAGCTGACCGGCGCCCCGATGCTCCGCGACTTCCTCTGCGACGCCTGCAAGGCGTACCACGAGGAGGTCCGCGACCTGCTGACGGCGGCGGGCGTCGCGTTCGAGGACGACGAGAAGCTGGTCCGCGGCCTCGACTACTACACCCGCACGACCTTCGAGTTCGTCCACGACGGTCTGGGCTCCCAGTCCGCGGTGGGCGGCGGCGGGCGCTACGACGGCCTCTCCGAGATGATCGGCGGCCCCGCGCTGCCGTCCGTCGGCTGGGCCCTCGGCGTGGACCGCACGGTGCTCGCCCTGGAGGCGGAGGGCATCGAGCTCGACATCCCCGCCTCGACCAGCGTCTACGCGGTGCCGCTCGGCGAGGAGGCGCGGCGCGTGCTCTTCGGCCTCGTCACCGAACTGCGCAAGGCCGGCGTCGCGACGGACTTCGCCTTCGGCGGCCGTGGCCTCAAGGGCGCCATGAAGAGCGCGAACCGCTCCGGCGCCCGCTACACGGT
Proteins encoded in this window:
- a CDS encoding bifunctional (p)ppGpp synthetase/guanosine-3',5'-bis(diphosphate) 3'-pyrophosphohydrolase is translated as MPDEAQPVAAPQPDRPAAASATPGGTQPDGPGTSGSPGEHTQGPDQAPAPQPPAAPAPATTAKPTPPPGTKAAPSSGTKPTPQEKPGSGPSAQKPPAPAPAAKPPARPSATPPAAPARSGGSSSRVRARLARLGVQRSSPYNPVLEPLLRTVRGNDPKIESSTLRQIERAYQVAERWHRGQKRKSGDPYITHPLAVTTILAELGMDPATLMAGLLHDTVEDTEYGLDTLRKDFGDQVALLVDGVTKLDKVKFGEAAQAETVRKMVVAMAKDPRVLVIKLADRLHNMRTMRYLKREKQEKKARETLEIYAPLAHRLGMNTIKWELEDLAFAILYPKMYDEIVRLVAERAPKRDEYLAIVTDEVQADLRAARIKATVTGRPKHYYSVYQKMIVRGRDFAEIYDLVGIRVLVDTVRDCYAALGTVHARWNPVPGRFKDYIAMPKFNMYQSLHTTVIGPSGKPVELQIRTFDMHRRAEYGIAAHWKYKQEAVAGASKVRTDVPKHAGGRGQDTVNDMAWLRQLLDWQKETEDPSEFLESLRFDLSRNEVFVFTPKGDVIALPAGATPVDFAYAVHTEVGHRTIGARVNGRLVPLESTLDNGDLVEVFTSKAAGAGPSRDWLQFVKSPRARNKIRAWFSKERRDEAIEQGKDSIARAMRKQNLPIQRILTGDSLVTLAHEMRYPDISSLYAAIGEGHVAAAGVVQKLVQALGGEDAANEDLAESSPPSHGRSKRRAKADPGVVVKGVEDVWVKLARCCTPVPGDPIIGFVTRGSGVSVHRADCVNVDSLSQQPERILDVEWAPTQSSVFLVAIQVEALDRSRLLSDVTRVLSDQHVNILSAAVQTSRDRVATSRFTFEMGDPKHLGHVLKAVRGVEGVYDVYRVTSARRP
- a CDS encoding ALF repeat-containing protein, which encodes MRPTRAALTVAATALAPALLLAGPAFAAGPVSSPAPAAVSPAVVVLETPVDEMSDDDVRVALSRILADQDSGRRVIREVNALLDSGTPDEMRAWLETGYRLAQAEDDRVAIVSILNRPGISDALRAAVQEAIDGTPEEMRYFLEYGRYEVDA
- a CDS encoding DUF349 domain-containing protein, with amino-acid sequence MSSDPWGRVDETGTVYVRTAEGEQVVGSWQAGSPEEALAYFERKYEGLVVEIGLLERRVKTTDLSAKDATAAIDHLRQQVDEHHAVGDLAALGKRLDALVATVDSRREERKAQKAKQTDEARQAKEALVVEAEELAQSEQWRSAGERLRALVDTWKGLPRLDRKSDDELWHRFSHARSAFSKRRKAHFAALDAQREDARKVKERLVAEAESLSGSTDWGTTAARYRDLMTEWKAAGRAQREAEDELWNRFRGAQDVFFGARSGVFAERDAEQGENLKLKEELAAEAEKLVPVKDLKAARAAFRSINERWEAIGHVPRDARPKVEGRVQAVERALQEAEESEWRRTNPEARARAEGMTGQLQAAVDKLRTQIDTARASGNNARADKLSRELESRQLLLDQVLKGLEEFGG
- a CDS encoding peptidylprolyl isomerase — protein: MVSSDQRRRQLAREKFERQQQRREEARRRTRRLTVIIASSVAVVAVIGAGAYLSLDGDDTKNSADAAASASPTPSPSESESSAPEPAMEIDKKASYTMSLRTSQGDIGIAMEAAKTPHTTNSFKALADKGYFDNTKCHRLTTEGIFVLQCGDPKGDGTGGPGYTIPDENLTALGKAGADGSVTYPAGTVAMANTGQPGTGGSQFFLVYKDTKLPPSYTPFGTMDDAGLKAVKKVAEAGVAEGAGDGAPKKTVTVEKATVEKD
- a CDS encoding MBL fold metallo-hydrolase gives rise to the protein MLIAGFPAGAWGTNCYLVAPAAGEECVIIDPGHQAAQGVEEALKKHRLKPVAVVLTHGHIDHVASVVPVCGAHDVPAWIHPEDRYMMSDPEKALGRSIGMPLMGELTVGEPDDVRELADGAALKLAGMEFGVAHAPGHTKGSVTFRMPEVADVPQILFSGDLLFAGSVGRTDLPGGDHAELLESLARVCLPLDDSTVVLSGHGPQTTIGRERASNPYLHGLDAPRRGM
- the hisS gene encoding histidine--tRNA ligase, with the protein product MSTFQAPKGTYDLTPPRSAKFLAVREAISSPLKNSGYGYIETPGFEDVALFARGVGESTDIVSKEMYAFETKGGDKLALRPEGTASVLRAALEANLHKAGNLPVKLWYSGSYYRYERPQAGRYRHFSQVGAEAIGTEDPALDAELIILADQAYRSLGLTQFRILLNSLGDKECRPVYREALQTFLRDLDLDEETRRRIEINPLRVLDDKRADVQKQLTGAPMLRDFLCDACKAYHEEVRDLLTAAGVAFEDDEKLVRGLDYYTRTTFEFVHDGLGSQSAVGGGGRYDGLSEMIGGPALPSVGWALGVDRTVLALEAEGIELDIPASTSVYAVPLGEEARRVLFGLVTELRKAGVATDFAFGGRGLKGAMKSANRSGARYTVVAGERDLAEGDVQLKDMESGEQEAVAVGDLVAVIQAKLA